One Oncorhynchus keta strain PuntledgeMale-10-30-2019 chromosome 23, Oket_V2, whole genome shotgun sequence DNA segment encodes these proteins:
- the LOC118402402 gene encoding anoctamin-8-like isoform X3, whose translation MEKTVPTEEDKITKQEQISSMSSGVLDTIDDHTLLWLLNHIRLGIPQAKIQIRQHQHTQGYAFCITSTFENLLRGAELLGMHKVVKPEYGGGTRRFSCEEDNIYENIESELIFFTSQERQSIIKYWLDNLRAKPGAVLHNIHFLEGQPIIPELVARGVICQVFPLHEPRILSQLMTSWVQAVCERQPLDDICDYFGVKIGMYFAWLGFYTNSMLYPAVVGFLMWILAEADQTSQDICCVVFALFNVVWATLFLERWKRREAELAHMWGTLDTPAEPLEEPRRQFRGVKRCSPITGCEELYYPPWKRTMFRWMVSLPICLLCLCFVFLAMLVCLEMQEFVMEIKELPSITRFIPKMLLAIVVTVCDEVYRKIAHWLNYMENYRLQSAYENNLIIKMVFFEFINSYLSLFYIGFYLKDMERLKETLATLLIFRQFLQNIKEVLQPYLYEHHKLGVFTPKVVWEILQAIVLKYSRLALGKSQASWTIQSLLSPKGPATLPGQTEQKKRGDLKAGYRFTEEEWDINYTLRQRKISFNEKVHVARDIALATQPEDSFLEDSPTLVEEGMDPSSVFEIVTDIVTYESSETKETSVSPPNGYDTLVCQRWKSPIPEKKATKSWIDPPDEPKSVILSQAEVESCMQTYEDTLQDYQEMFIQFGYVVLFSSAFPLAAMWALINNIIEIRSDALKLCTGLQRPFAQRVESIGQWQRFHSLCVQTAMEAMGLIAIMVNCYLIGQCGQLQRLFPWLSPEMVIISIVVLEHFAILLKYVIHVAIPDIPGWVADEMAKLEYRRREAFKKHERQAQQHSQQQLRRQLEEEELQRQVELQAEAQQESEYHKADKQHHHEKAQWKPVDKPKRPSSLLGNSNVMKLKQIFPQQGKFSSGTALTPQSPTGGEAKLAGFLSFKFRKSPELKKEPLSVTPAPGTVVAAASVNQERSQSPNRTFSPGKLFSFSRSEGAVVCANGPQLSKPGDATPQTTPNSQPIRQDLNTTPSGELLPSSESERRETNKTI comes from the exons atggagaagacAGTGCCCACCGAAGAGGACAAGATAACTAAGCAAGAGCAAATATCTTCAATGTCGTCAGGTGTACTGG ACACCATAGATGACCACACCTTGCTATGGCTGCTGAACCATATCCGACTGGGAATCCCACAAGCTAAAATCCAGATCAGACAGCATCAACACACACAGGGATATGCGTTCTGCATTACAAGCACATTCGAGAA CTTGCTGCGTGGTGCAGAGCTGTTGGGAATGCACAAAGTGGTGAAACCAGAGTACGGAGGCGGAACACGCAGGTTTTCCTGTGAGGAAGATAACATCTATGAGAACATAGAGAGTGAATTGATCTTTTTCACCTCACAG GAGCGTCAGAGTATCATCAAGTACTGGCTGGATAACCTACGTGCCAAACCAGGGGCGGTCCTTCACAACATCCACTTCCTGGAGGGACAACCAATCA TTCCAGAACTGGTGGCCAGAGGAGTGATCTGTCAAGTGTTTCCTCTACATGAGCCACGGATCCTCAGTCAGCTGATGACATCATGGGTCCAAGCTGTCTGTGAGAGACAGCCTTTGG ATGACATCTGTGATTACTTTGGAGTGAAAATCGGCATGTACTTTGCCTGGCTGGGCTTCTACACCAACTCCATGCTGTACCCTGCCGTCGTTGGCTTCCTGATGTGGATCCTGGCAGAGGCTGACCAG ACCAGCCAGGACATCTGCTGTGTAGTGTTTGCCCTTTTCAACGTGGTTTGGGCGACGctcttcctggagagatggaAGCGGAGAGAGGCCGAGCTGGCACACATGTGGGGAACACTAGACACCCCCGCCGAGCCCCTTGAGGAGCCCCGTCGCCAGTTTCGG GGTGTGAAGCGGTGCAGTCCAATAACAGGCTGTGAGGAGTTATACTACCCACCCTGGAAGAGGACAATGTTCAGGTGGATGGTCAGCCTCCccatctgtctcctctgtctctgcttcgtcTTCTTGGCCATGCTCGTCTGTCTGGAGATGCAG GAGTTTGTGATGGAAATTAAGGAGTTACCCAGTATCACACGATTCATTCCTAAAATGTTGCTGGCCATCGTTGTGACTGTATGTGATGAGGTGTATAGGAAGATCGCCCATTGGCTCAATTATATGG AGAACTACAGACTTCAGAGTGCCTATGAGAATAATCTCATCATTAAAATGGTTTTT TTTGAGTTTATCAATTCTTACCTTAGCCTTTTCTACATCGGATTCTACCTCAAGGACATGGAGCGACTGAAGGAG ACGCTAGCCACTCTCCTGATCTTCCGCCAGTTCCTCCAGAACATCAAGGAAGTGCTCCAGCCTTATCTGTACGAGCATCACAAACTAGGAGTATTTACCCCCAAGGTCGTGTGGGAGATTCTCCAGGCCATAGTGCTCAAATACAGCCGCTTGGCTCTAGGAAAGTCCCAGGCTTCATGGACTATCCAGTCCCTGCTAAGCCCCAAAGGCCCTGCCACACTTCctggacagacagaacagaagaagagaggagatcTAAAAGCTGGCTATAGGTTTACAGAGGAAGAGTGGGACATAAATTACACACTGAGGCAACGGAAGATTAGCTTCAATGAGAAGGTGCATGTTGCCAGGGACATTGCCTTGGCGACCCAGCCAGAGGACAGCTTCTTGGAGGACAGTCCCACGTTGGTGGAGGAGGGCATGGATCCTTCCAGCGTCTTTGAGATAGTCACTGACATTGTCACCTATGAGTCCTCTGAGACCAAGGAGACTAGTGTCTCCCCACCAAATGGCTATGACACGCTAGTATGTCAGAGATGGAAGAGTCCAATTCCAGAGAAAAAGGCAACAAAGTCCTGGATTGACCCGCCTGATGAGCCCAAGTCTGTCATTCTCAGCCAAGCAGAGGTTGAGAGCTGCATGCAGACATATGAG GACACCCTGCAGGACTACCAGGAGATGTTCATCCAGTTTGGCTACGTGGTGCTCTTCTCCTCCGCCTTTCCGCTGGCTGCCATGTGGGCCCTCATCAACAACATCATCGAAATCCGGAGTGACGCCTTGAAGCTCTGCACAGGCCTCCAGAGGCCCTTTGCCCAGAGGGTGGAGAGCATTGGACAGTGGCAG AGatttcactctctctgtgtgcagACAGCAATGGAGGCCATGGGCTTGATAGCCATTATGGTGAACTGTTATCTCATTGGCCAGTGTGGTCAGCTGCAGCGTCTCTTCCCCTGGCTGAGCCCTGAGATGGTCATCATCTCCATCGTGGTACTGGAG CATTTTGCCATCCTCCTCAAATACGTCATCCATGTGGCCATCCCTGATATCCCTGGATGGGTCGCAGACGAGATGGCCAAATTAGAGTACCGTCGAAGGGAGGCTTTCAAG AAGCACGAGCGTCAGGCCCAGCAGCACTCCCAGCAACAGCTGAGGAGGCAGCTTGAGGAGGAGGAGCTGCAGCGTCAGGTGGAGCTCCAGGCCGAGGCCCAGCAGGAAAGCGAGTACCACAAGGCTGACAAACAGCACCACCATGAGAAGGCCCAGTGGAAGCCTGTGGACAAGCCCAAGAGACCCAGCTCTCTGCTGGGCAACAGCAATGTAATGAAGCTCAAGCAGATCTTCCCCCAGCAGGGGAAGTTCTCCTCAGGCACAGCCCTCACCCCTCAGTCGCCAACCGGGGGAGAAGCCAAACTAGCAGGCTTCCTCAGCTTCAAGTTCCGGAAGTCTCCGGAGTTGAAGAAGGAGCCGTTGTCGGTAACACCAGCACCGGGGACCGTGGTGGCGGCTGCGTCCGTGAACCAGGAAAGGTCCCAGTCCCCCAACAGGACCTTCAGCCCAGGGAAGCTGTTCAGCTTTAGCAGATCAGAGGGGGCAGTGGTGTGTGCGAACGGGCCTCAGCTGTCCAAACCAGGCGATGCTACCCCCCAAACGACTCCTAACAGTCAGCCCATCAGGCAGGACCTGAATACAACTCCCTCAGGCGAGTTGTTACCCTCGTctgagagcgagaggagagaaacaAACAAGACAATCTAA
- the LOC118402402 gene encoding anoctamin-8-like isoform X5 encodes MHKVVKPEYGGGTRRFSCEEDNIYENIESELIFFTSQERQSIIKYWLDNLRAKPGAVLHNIHFLEGQPIIPELVARGVICQVFPLHEPRILSQLMTSWVQAVCERQPLDDICDYFGVKIGMYFAWLGFYTNSMLYPAVVGFLMWILAEADQTSQDICCVVFALFNVVWATLFLERWKRREAELAHMWGTLDTPAEPLEEPRRQFRGVKRCSPITGCEELYYPPWKRTMFRWMVSLPICLLCLCFVFLAMLVCLEMQEFVMEIKELPSITRFIPKMLLAIVVTVCDEVYRKIAHWLNYMENYRLQSAYENNLIIKMVFFEFINSYLSLFYIGFYLKDMERLKETLATLLIFRQFLQNIKEVLQPYLYEHHKLGVFTPKVVWEILQAIVLKYSRLALGKSQASWTIQSLLSPKGPATLPGQTEQKKRGDLKAGYRFTEEEWDINYTLRQRKISFNEKVHVARDIALATQPEDSFLEDSPTLVEEGMDPSSVFEIVTDIVTYESSETKETSVSPPNGYDTLVCQRWKSPIPEKKATKSWIDPPDEPKSVILSQAEVESCMQTYEDTLQDYQEMFIQFGYVVLFSSAFPLAAMWALINNIIEIRSDALKLCTGLQRPFAQRVESIGQWQRFHSLCVQTAMEAMGLIAIMVNCYLIGQCGQLQRLFPWLSPEMVIISIVVLEHFAILLKYVIHVAIPDIPGWVADEMAKLEYRRREAFKKHERQAQQHSQQQLRRQLEEEELQRQVELQAEAQQESEYHKADKQHHHEKAQWKPVDKPKRPSSLLGNSNVMKLKQIFPQQGKFSSGTALTPQSPTGGEAKLAGFLSFKFRKSPELKKEPLSVTPAPGTVVAAASVNQERSQSPNRTFSPGKLFSFSRSEGAVVCANGPQLSKPGDATPQTTPNSQPIRQDLNTTPSGELLPSSESERRETNKTI; translated from the exons ATGCACAAAGTGGTGAAACCAGAGTACGGAGGCGGAACACGCAGGTTTTCCTGTGAGGAAGATAACATCTATGAGAACATAGAGAGTGAATTGATCTTTTTCACCTCACAG GAGCGTCAGAGTATCATCAAGTACTGGCTGGATAACCTACGTGCCAAACCAGGGGCGGTCCTTCACAACATCCACTTCCTGGAGGGACAACCAATCA TTCCAGAACTGGTGGCCAGAGGAGTGATCTGTCAAGTGTTTCCTCTACATGAGCCACGGATCCTCAGTCAGCTGATGACATCATGGGTCCAAGCTGTCTGTGAGAGACAGCCTTTGG ATGACATCTGTGATTACTTTGGAGTGAAAATCGGCATGTACTTTGCCTGGCTGGGCTTCTACACCAACTCCATGCTGTACCCTGCCGTCGTTGGCTTCCTGATGTGGATCCTGGCAGAGGCTGACCAG ACCAGCCAGGACATCTGCTGTGTAGTGTTTGCCCTTTTCAACGTGGTTTGGGCGACGctcttcctggagagatggaAGCGGAGAGAGGCCGAGCTGGCACACATGTGGGGAACACTAGACACCCCCGCCGAGCCCCTTGAGGAGCCCCGTCGCCAGTTTCGG GGTGTGAAGCGGTGCAGTCCAATAACAGGCTGTGAGGAGTTATACTACCCACCCTGGAAGAGGACAATGTTCAGGTGGATGGTCAGCCTCCccatctgtctcctctgtctctgcttcgtcTTCTTGGCCATGCTCGTCTGTCTGGAGATGCAG GAGTTTGTGATGGAAATTAAGGAGTTACCCAGTATCACACGATTCATTCCTAAAATGTTGCTGGCCATCGTTGTGACTGTATGTGATGAGGTGTATAGGAAGATCGCCCATTGGCTCAATTATATGG AGAACTACAGACTTCAGAGTGCCTATGAGAATAATCTCATCATTAAAATGGTTTTT TTTGAGTTTATCAATTCTTACCTTAGCCTTTTCTACATCGGATTCTACCTCAAGGACATGGAGCGACTGAAGGAG ACGCTAGCCACTCTCCTGATCTTCCGCCAGTTCCTCCAGAACATCAAGGAAGTGCTCCAGCCTTATCTGTACGAGCATCACAAACTAGGAGTATTTACCCCCAAGGTCGTGTGGGAGATTCTCCAGGCCATAGTGCTCAAATACAGCCGCTTGGCTCTAGGAAAGTCCCAGGCTTCATGGACTATCCAGTCCCTGCTAAGCCCCAAAGGCCCTGCCACACTTCctggacagacagaacagaagaagagaggagatcTAAAAGCTGGCTATAGGTTTACAGAGGAAGAGTGGGACATAAATTACACACTGAGGCAACGGAAGATTAGCTTCAATGAGAAGGTGCATGTTGCCAGGGACATTGCCTTGGCGACCCAGCCAGAGGACAGCTTCTTGGAGGACAGTCCCACGTTGGTGGAGGAGGGCATGGATCCTTCCAGCGTCTTTGAGATAGTCACTGACATTGTCACCTATGAGTCCTCTGAGACCAAGGAGACTAGTGTCTCCCCACCAAATGGCTATGACACGCTAGTATGTCAGAGATGGAAGAGTCCAATTCCAGAGAAAAAGGCAACAAAGTCCTGGATTGACCCGCCTGATGAGCCCAAGTCTGTCATTCTCAGCCAAGCAGAGGTTGAGAGCTGCATGCAGACATATGAG GACACCCTGCAGGACTACCAGGAGATGTTCATCCAGTTTGGCTACGTGGTGCTCTTCTCCTCCGCCTTTCCGCTGGCTGCCATGTGGGCCCTCATCAACAACATCATCGAAATCCGGAGTGACGCCTTGAAGCTCTGCACAGGCCTCCAGAGGCCCTTTGCCCAGAGGGTGGAGAGCATTGGACAGTGGCAG AGatttcactctctctgtgtgcagACAGCAATGGAGGCCATGGGCTTGATAGCCATTATGGTGAACTGTTATCTCATTGGCCAGTGTGGTCAGCTGCAGCGTCTCTTCCCCTGGCTGAGCCCTGAGATGGTCATCATCTCCATCGTGGTACTGGAG CATTTTGCCATCCTCCTCAAATACGTCATCCATGTGGCCATCCCTGATATCCCTGGATGGGTCGCAGACGAGATGGCCAAATTAGAGTACCGTCGAAGGGAGGCTTTCAAG AAGCACGAGCGTCAGGCCCAGCAGCACTCCCAGCAACAGCTGAGGAGGCAGCTTGAGGAGGAGGAGCTGCAGCGTCAGGTGGAGCTCCAGGCCGAGGCCCAGCAGGAAAGCGAGTACCACAAGGCTGACAAACAGCACCACCATGAGAAGGCCCAGTGGAAGCCTGTGGACAAGCCCAAGAGACCCAGCTCTCTGCTGGGCAACAGCAATGTAATGAAGCTCAAGCAGATCTTCCCCCAGCAGGGGAAGTTCTCCTCAGGCACAGCCCTCACCCCTCAGTCGCCAACCGGGGGAGAAGCCAAACTAGCAGGCTTCCTCAGCTTCAAGTTCCGGAAGTCTCCGGAGTTGAAGAAGGAGCCGTTGTCGGTAACACCAGCACCGGGGACCGTGGTGGCGGCTGCGTCCGTGAACCAGGAAAGGTCCCAGTCCCCCAACAGGACCTTCAGCCCAGGGAAGCTGTTCAGCTTTAGCAGATCAGAGGGGGCAGTGGTGTGTGCGAACGGGCCTCAGCTGTCCAAACCAGGCGATGCTACCCCCCAAACGACTCCTAACAGTCAGCCCATCAGGCAGGACCTGAATACAACTCCCTCAGGCGAGTTGTTACCCTCGTctgagagcgagaggagagaaacaAACAAGACAATCTAA